A part of Fusobacteriaceae bacterium genomic DNA contains:
- a CDS encoding nucleotidyltransferase family protein, producing MMKTVKDIESTAIGVLREYPVKRAALFGSVARGDITEQSDLDMLVELLPGTRGIRFFGLLDDLEKTCGCHVDLLTFEALEREARGRFKENVKREMRVIYERED from the coding sequence ATGATGAAAACCGTAAAAGACATTGAATCCACTGCAATAGGCGTTTTACGGGAGTACCCCGTCAAACGCGCGGCGCTGTTCGGTTCCGTCGCGAGGGGCGACATAACCGAGCAAAGCGATTTGGATATGCTGGTTGAATTATTACCGGGTACGCGTGGAATCAGATTTTTCGGATTGTTGGACGATTTGGAAAAAACCTGCGGCTGCCACGTTGATTTGCTCACTTTCGAAGCGCTGGAACGCGAGGCGCGCGGCCGCTTCAAGGAAAATGTCAAGCGGGAAATGAGGGTTATTTATGAACGAGAGGATTGA